From Xyrauchen texanus isolate HMW12.3.18 chromosome 9, RBS_HiC_50CHRs, whole genome shotgun sequence, the proteins below share one genomic window:
- the LOC127649809 gene encoding zinc finger protein 501-like, which translates to MINNCKRMFIKEESEDMSYPEPCSSNAMKDEDTEEQKDLMDVKEESQKLNEVDEKKHPFETLNTFKTGQKSFSGSHTKNYFSQKRIKRKRAKKSFTCQHCGNKLTCKENLKKHMRIHTGEKPFSCHQCGKTFTQNASLNRHMRIHTGEKPFTCSHCGKSFRQACGLKDHLSFHSGEMSSSCDKYGKTFSSASVLIKHQEINLNEKPYLCSLCGKRFLQLHSLKEHQNLHAGVRDHVCSECGKAFHRARYLEHHQRVHTGEKPYKCSCCGKSFTSSGNLKKHERVHTGERPFHCTSCGKSFTNSGNLKAHERVHTGERPYHCKKCGKSFIGSGNFKRHERVHTGERPYHCTSCGKTFAQSSHRQTHIKKNHCPGLSQ; encoded by the exons AtgataaataattgtaaaaggatgtttattaaagaagagagTGAGGACATGAGTTATCCAGAACCATGCAGTTCAAATGCCATGAAagatgaagatactgaggaacaaaaAG aTCTGATGGACGTTAAAGAGGAAAGCCAAAAACTGAATGAAGTGGATGAGAAAAAACATCCGTTTGAGACACTTAATACTTTCAAAACTGGACAAAAATCGTTTAGTGGTTCACATACTAAAAATTATTTCTCGcaaaaaagaattaaaagaaaaagAGCCAAAAAATCTTTCACTTGCCAACACTGTGGGAATAAATTGACATGTAAAGAAAATCTTAAgaagcacatgagaattcacactggagagaagcctttttcctgccatcagtgtgggaagaCTTTCACACAGAACGCGAGTCTTAATAGGcatatgagaattcacactggcgagaagcctttcacatgctctcactgtgggaagagtttcagacAGGCATGTGGTCTCAAAGATCATCTGTCCTTTCACTCTGGAGAAATGTCATCTAGCTGTGATAAATATGGCAAAACATTTTCTTCAGCATCAGTTTTAATAAAACACCAAGAAATTAATCTAAATGAAAAGCCTTACTTGTGTTCACTTTGTGGAAAGAGATTTTTACAGCTGCACAGTTTAAAAGAGCACCAGAACCTACATGCTGGTGTGAGAGATCATGTGTGCTCTGAGTGTGGGAAAGCCTTTCACAGAGCACGTTACTTGGAACATCACCAAAGagtccatactggagaaaaaccttacaagtgttcatgtTGTGGTAAGAGCTTCACTAGTTCAGGAAACCTAAAAAAACAtgagagagtgcatactggagagaggccattccactgcacttcatgtgggaaAAGTTTCACAAATTCAGGAAACCTGAAAGCACATGAGAGAGTGCATACTGGTGAGAGGCCATACCATTGTAAAaaatgtgggaagagtttcattgGGTCAGGAAACTTTAAAAGACACGAGAGAGTGCATACTGGTGAGCGGCCATACCACTGCACATCATGTGGAAAGACTTTTGCCCAATCCAGTCATCGGCAGactcatattaaaaaaaatcattgtccAGGGTTGTCACAGTGA